From a region of the uncultured Draconibacterium sp. genome:
- a CDS encoding peptidoglycan DD-metalloendopeptidase family protein: MILRIKILFVALAISLVSLSVFAQSIEELQKQKAEAEKEIEYTTRLLNETQKNERSSLSKLRLINTKINSRNALISNINHEIIIYEQCVANNELAVEMLKNDAQQLKNEYAEMIRMAYKNLNSYDEVLFLLSAENVNQAYRRLLYFKRYKSFRENQAQMINTVQEVLDESIQKLEQQTVAKQALIALTEKEMVALNQEKSTQSSELQELQKQKNSLQKTLRQQRRIEQQLESEIQAIVEEEANKNREAGGSGFALTPEQKLIGDNFEQNKRRLPWPLERGVIVEHFGVHQHPVLTNVQVQNNGINIATDVGAEVRAVFNGEVSRVFGISGGNTAVIIRHGTYLSVYSNLREVVVKKGDKVSAKQPIGTVFTDTKDGNKSILKFQIWKESTKLNPEDWIGR, encoded by the coding sequence ATGATTTTACGAATAAAAATACTATTCGTCGCGCTGGCAATATCGCTGGTGAGTCTTTCTGTGTTTGCACAGTCCATCGAGGAGCTGCAAAAACAAAAGGCTGAAGCTGAAAAGGAAATCGAATACACCACACGCTTGCTCAACGAAACGCAAAAAAATGAACGTTCGTCGTTGAGTAAGTTGCGACTCATTAATACAAAAATCAACTCCAGAAACGCGCTTATCTCGAATATAAACCACGAAATAATAATTTACGAGCAATGTGTCGCTAACAATGAGTTGGCTGTAGAAATGCTTAAAAACGACGCTCAGCAGCTAAAGAATGAATATGCTGAGATGATCAGGATGGCGTATAAAAATCTGAATTCGTATGACGAAGTGCTGTTTTTGTTGTCGGCCGAGAATGTAAACCAGGCTTACCGTCGTTTGCTGTATTTCAAACGATATAAATCGTTTCGCGAAAATCAAGCTCAAATGATTAATACTGTGCAGGAAGTACTCGACGAAAGTATTCAGAAACTGGAGCAGCAAACCGTGGCAAAACAAGCGCTGATAGCGCTAACCGAAAAAGAAATGGTGGCGCTGAACCAGGAAAAAAGCACACAAAGCAGCGAGTTACAGGAGCTGCAAAAACAAAAAAACAGCCTGCAAAAAACCTTACGACAACAACGGCGAATTGAGCAGCAACTGGAGAGCGAAATCCAGGCAATAGTTGAAGAGGAAGCAAACAAAAACAGGGAAGCCGGTGGTTCGGGTTTTGCCTTAACACCCGAGCAAAAACTGATTGGTGATAATTTTGAGCAAAACAAAAGGCGCCTGCCCTGGCCGCTGGAAAGAGGTGTAATTGTGGAGCATTTTGGTGTACACCAACATCCGGTTTTAACCAACGTGCAGGTACAGAACAACGGAATAAACATTGCCACCGATGTGGGAGCCGAAGTTCGTGCCGTTTTTAATGGCGAAGTCAGCCGCGTATTTGGAATCTCGGGTGGTAATACGGCCGTTATAATCCGCCACGGAACCTACCTGAGTGTTTATTCCAACCTTCGTGAGGTAGTGGTTAAAAAGGGCGATAAAGTGTCTGCAAAACAACCCATTGGCACCGTTTTTACCGATACAAAAGACGGAAATAAATCGATCCTGAAATTTCAGATTTGGAAAGAAAGCACTAAGCTCAATCCGGAGGACTGGATTGGCCGTTAA
- a CDS encoding DUF4292 domain-containing protein: MKFLKYFRISLFMAAVLVAVSSCKTPSELAVVDARPISTNKLLKRIEQNAFDYEYLTIKRINCNFSSSQSKAAFKINLKAKKDDRILVSISKLNIPVGRVLLTPDSVKYVNYIDRNYFIDDYSYLSSFLHIDLDFATIQSIISNNAFSYRNDPRDKDFKNFDALIEDNQYVLQSEKTRKLSKLEEKENKAERHLKRLDDQALIVQRMFFNPGNFALNRLLISDKTNDRNMNLVFDDYTEVENKEYPGSIEMNFHSPEEEIDMKIRMSGFSTDKITSFSIKIPEKYEEIRVK; the protein is encoded by the coding sequence ATGAAGTTTCTAAAATATTTCAGGATTTCCCTGTTTATGGCAGCTGTGTTGGTTGCCGTTTCGTCCTGTAAAACACCATCTGAATTAGCTGTTGTTGATGCACGTCCGATAAGCACCAATAAATTACTAAAACGAATTGAGCAAAACGCATTCGATTACGAGTATCTTACCATAAAACGTATCAATTGTAACTTTTCAAGCAGCCAGTCGAAAGCGGCTTTTAAAATCAATCTGAAAGCAAAAAAAGATGATCGTATTCTGGTGTCGATAAGTAAACTGAATATTCCGGTTGGCCGTGTTTTATTGACTCCCGACAGCGTAAAATATGTGAATTACATCGACCGCAATTATTTTATCGACGATTATTCCTACCTCAGCAGTTTTTTGCACATCGACCTTGATTTTGCAACCATACAAAGCATTATTTCAAACAACGCATTCTCGTACCGCAATGATCCGCGCGACAAGGATTTTAAAAATTTCGATGCATTAATCGAAGACAACCAGTACGTTTTACAATCGGAAAAAACAAGAAAGCTCAGTAAACTGGAAGAGAAGGAAAATAAAGCCGAGCGGCATTTAAAACGACTTGATGATCAGGCGCTTATTGTGCAAAGGATGTTTTTTAATCCTGGTAATTTTGCTTTAAACCGACTACTGATCAGCGATAAAACCAACGACCGGAATATGAACCTGGTTTTCGACGATTATACCGAAGTAGAAAACAAAGAATATCCGGGAAGCATCGAAATGAACTTTCACTCTCCTGAGGAAGAAATCGATATGAAAATCAGAATGAGTGGATTTTCAACCGACAAAATCACTTCTTTCAGCATTAAAATTCCTGAAAAATACGAGGAGATTCGTGTAAAGTAA
- a CDS encoding tetratricopeptide repeat protein, giving the protein MKRIFIKGLGIASFSLSLLSCSGPKQVTEQEVAKAAINTPTTELVDQKQMEFEYLFVEALKQKMFGNAQKAIQLLSSCLEMDPNSSSAMYELANIHAANNDFTSASLLLEKAISINPDNKWYKLLLAQIYQQTRKYSEAADLYAVLVEKEPENLEYIYMNAALLATAQRYDEAIVAYERMEKETGVNEQISVAKQQIYVSTGQVDKAFEEINKLIENDPNEAKYYGLLADLYQSQGDSESALKNYKKIQEMDPENGFVHFSLANYYLENGEAEKSFEETKAGFESDAVDIQTKMQLYMMLTANPAQSHLNEQQRAELIAILLEKHPDESLVHTIHAESLLKENKLAEGREALLKAIEIEPNDYMVWERIMYIDNDLQQWDKLYEHTGQIIELFPNQPQGYFFKAIACVQLEKFDETIELSEEGMDYVIENPQLEANFLMLKGEAIYKNGNKTEAFKIFDKAVQIDPDNYLTLNNYAYYLSVDGIELDKAERMSGKVVERFPDNATYLDTHAWVLFKKGEYTLAKFYMDSAMKNSQDESDTLLEHYGDILYKTGKVDEAVEYWKKAKASGSESETLDRKIAEKKYIEE; this is encoded by the coding sequence ATGAAGAGAATTTTTATAAAGGGACTTGGTATTGCATCTTTTTCGCTGAGTTTACTGTCTTGTTCAGGACCAAAACAGGTTACCGAACAGGAAGTGGCAAAGGCTGCAATTAATACACCCACTACTGAATTAGTAGATCAAAAGCAGATGGAGTTTGAGTACCTTTTTGTGGAGGCGCTAAAACAAAAAATGTTTGGCAATGCACAAAAAGCTATTCAATTGTTATCGAGTTGTTTGGAGATGGATCCGAACTCGTCGTCAGCCATGTATGAACTGGCGAATATTCATGCTGCCAATAACGATTTTACCAGTGCTTCATTGCTACTGGAAAAGGCAATCAGCATAAATCCCGATAACAAGTGGTACAAACTGTTGCTGGCACAAATCTATCAGCAAACACGAAAGTATTCCGAGGCAGCCGATCTGTATGCCGTTTTGGTGGAAAAGGAGCCGGAAAATCTGGAATACATTTACATGAATGCTGCCTTGCTGGCCACTGCACAACGTTACGATGAAGCTATTGTCGCTTACGAACGTATGGAAAAAGAAACCGGTGTTAACGAGCAGATTTCGGTGGCCAAACAGCAGATTTATGTATCAACAGGACAGGTAGATAAGGCGTTTGAAGAGATCAATAAACTGATTGAAAACGATCCGAACGAAGCAAAATATTATGGCTTACTGGCTGATTTGTATCAGAGCCAGGGCGATTCGGAAAGTGCACTGAAAAACTATAAAAAGATCCAGGAAATGGATCCTGAAAATGGATTTGTACACTTTTCGCTGGCCAATTATTACCTCGAAAATGGTGAGGCTGAAAAATCGTTCGAAGAAACAAAAGCCGGTTTTGAAAGCGATGCAGTTGATATTCAGACAAAAATGCAACTGTACATGATGTTAACGGCCAACCCGGCGCAATCTCATCTTAACGAACAACAACGTGCTGAACTGATTGCCATTTTGCTCGAAAAACATCCCGATGAATCATTGGTACATACTATTCACGCAGAATCGCTACTAAAAGAAAATAAGTTGGCCGAAGGACGCGAAGCCCTGTTAAAAGCCATTGAAATAGAACCCAACGATTATATGGTTTGGGAACGGATTATGTACATCGACAATGACCTGCAGCAGTGGGATAAATTGTACGAACATACCGGACAAATCATCGAATTATTTCCGAATCAACCGCAGGGTTATTTCTTTAAAGCAATTGCTTGTGTTCAGTTGGAAAAATTCGACGAAACCATTGAACTCAGCGAAGAGGGAATGGATTATGTGATTGAAAATCCACAATTGGAAGCTAACTTTTTAATGCTGAAAGGCGAGGCCATTTACAAAAACGGTAACAAAACAGAAGCTTTCAAAATATTTGACAAAGCCGTACAAATTGATCCGGATAATTACCTGACACTAAACAATTACGCATACTATCTATCGGTTGACGGCATTGAGCTCGACAAAGCCGAACGTATGAGCGGTAAAGTGGTTGAACGGTTTCCGGATAATGCAACTTACCTGGATACGCATGCCTGGGTGCTGTTTAAAAAAGGCGAATACACGCTGGCCAAATTTTATATGGATTCGGCCATGAAAAACAGCCAGGATGAAAGTGATACTTTACTGGAACATTACGGCGATATTCTTTACAAAACCGGCAAGGTTGACGAAGCTGTAGAGTACTGGAAAAAGGCAAAAGCGAGTGGCAGCGAGTCGGAAACTTTGGACCGCAAAATTGCAGAGAAAAAATATATTGAAGAGTAG
- the dut gene encoding dUTP diphosphatase: MQVKIVNKSKNELPAYSTAFSAGMDLRANLDEPVVLKPLERKLVPTGLFIELPQGYEAQVRPRSGLALKKGITVLNTPGTIDADYRGEIGVILINLSQEDFVIENGERICQMVIAAHETVEWDLVEVLEETERGAGGFGHTGKH, from the coding sequence ATGCAGGTTAAAATCGTTAATAAATCAAAGAATGAATTACCGGCCTACAGTACAGCATTTTCGGCCGGAATGGACTTACGCGCAAATCTTGATGAACCGGTGGTTTTAAAGCCGCTAGAGCGGAAATTGGTACCCACCGGATTATTTATTGAATTGCCACAGGGTTACGAAGCCCAGGTGCGTCCGCGTAGTGGTTTGGCTTTGAAAAAAGGAATTACGGTTTTAAATACTCCCGGAACAATTGATGCCGATTATCGTGGAGAAATTGGCGTTATTCTCATCAACCTGTCGCAGGAAGATTTTGTTATAGAGAATGGAGAACGCATTTGCCAAATGGTTATTGCCGCACACGAAACTGTGGAATGGGATTTGGTAGAAGTGCTGGAAGAAACAGAAAGAGGAGCAGGTGGTTTTGGCCACACCGGAAAACATTAA
- the hemW gene encoding radical SAM family heme chaperone HemW — translation MAGIYIHIPFCRQKCYYCDFYKTVNTSLQHDFIGALKNEAKVRKNYLNDETVETIYFGGGTPSVLTAPEIAEILALLNNEFKVNSDAEITFEANPDDLSNDYLKALKQEGINRLSIGIQAFQNRHLEKMNRRHNATQAVEAIKNAAKNGFSNLSADLIYGLPDLTPKEWEESLNQMFNLPVKHLSAYHLTYHEGTAFYTWLKKGTLKELKEAESVAQFNTLVDMSLANGFEHYEISNLAKDQLYSRHNTAYWMGTKYLGLGPSAHSFDGISRRWNDSSVEAYIKAQSNNQTYFEEEKLSEKDQYNEYILTRIRTKWGVSEKELEQRFGHEKASYFSRQLAKYKDTGVLQIKDEIITLTRKGLFVSDEIMADLMII, via the coding sequence ATGGCGGGTATTTACATTCATATTCCTTTTTGTCGTCAGAAATGTTATTACTGCGATTTCTATAAAACAGTAAATACTTCGCTGCAGCACGATTTTATCGGCGCCCTGAAAAACGAGGCTAAAGTACGTAAAAACTACCTTAACGACGAAACGGTTGAAACCATATATTTTGGTGGCGGTACTCCGTCGGTGTTGACGGCGCCGGAAATTGCCGAAATACTGGCTTTGCTGAATAATGAATTTAAAGTTAATTCGGATGCTGAAATAACTTTTGAAGCCAATCCGGACGACTTGAGCAACGATTACCTGAAAGCCTTAAAACAGGAAGGAATAAATCGTCTAAGTATCGGAATTCAGGCTTTTCAAAACCGGCATTTGGAAAAAATGAACCGTCGACACAACGCCACCCAGGCTGTTGAAGCCATTAAAAATGCAGCAAAAAACGGCTTTTCAAATTTAAGTGCCGATCTCATTTACGGTCTCCCCGATTTAACGCCAAAAGAATGGGAAGAAAGTCTGAACCAAATGTTTAATCTCCCGGTAAAACACCTGTCGGCCTATCATTTAACTTACCACGAAGGAACAGCTTTTTACACCTGGCTGAAAAAAGGAACATTAAAAGAGCTGAAAGAAGCTGAAAGTGTTGCGCAGTTTAATACCCTGGTTGATATGTCACTTGCCAATGGTTTCGAGCATTACGAAATTTCAAACCTGGCAAAAGACCAACTTTATTCGCGCCACAACACGGCTTACTGGATGGGCACCAAATACCTGGGACTGGGACCATCGGCACATTCGTTCGATGGAATTTCGCGGCGTTGGAACGACTCTAGTGTTGAGGCTTACATAAAAGCACAGTCTAATAACCAAACGTATTTCGAGGAAGAAAAACTGAGCGAAAAAGACCAGTATAACGAATACATTTTAACCCGGATTCGTACCAAATGGGGCGTCTCAGAAAAGGAATTAGAGCAACGTTTTGGGCATGAAAAGGCAAGCTATTTTTCCCGTCAGTTAGCCAAATACAAAGATACCGGCGTACTGCAAATTAAAGACGAAATCATTACGCTTACCCGAAAAGGGCTTTTTGTTTCCGACGAGATCATGGCCGACCTCATGATTATATAA
- a CDS encoding VanZ family protein produces MKIDPYWRLAIWFLIMLYLLFVPANQLPSKPFIQIPNFDKIVHFGMFFILCMLSFRPVKQFTPNFYFWTPLLTLVAAILLEYVQQKISPSRHSDVYDLWANAAGLSFATFFYALFVNKKWLERIF; encoded by the coding sequence ATGAAGATAGATCCCTACTGGAGACTTGCAATTTGGTTCCTAATAATGCTTTACCTGCTTTTTGTTCCGGCAAATCAACTTCCAAGCAAACCATTTATACAAATTCCTAATTTCGACAAAATCGTTCATTTCGGGATGTTTTTTATCCTTTGTATGCTAAGCTTCAGGCCGGTAAAACAGTTTACGCCAAACTTTTACTTCTGGACACCGCTGCTAACATTAGTTGCCGCCATTTTACTTGAATACGTTCAGCAAAAAATATCGCCAAGCCGCCACAGCGATGTATACGACCTGTGGGCCAACGCCGCCGGTTTATCGTTTGCCACCTTTTTCTATGCCCTCTTTGTAAATAAAAAGTGGCTGGAACGTATTTTCTGA
- a CDS encoding Rrf2 family transcriptional regulator, with protein MLSNTCKYALRALIYLGKFSKEDKRVGIKKISEDLGLSSPFLGKILQNLVKQKLLVSTKGPNGGFSLSRDASEISLWDIVIKVDGEEFFTNCLISLEPCKTHDPSKPLCPVHAQYEKLRQDISNFYKTTSLETVGKDIDKYEDLIKL; from the coding sequence ATGTTATCGAATACATGCAAATATGCGCTTAGGGCGTTGATTTATCTGGGTAAATTTTCGAAAGAAGACAAACGTGTTGGAATCAAAAAGATTTCTGAAGACTTGGGTTTATCGTCACCGTTTTTAGGAAAAATCCTGCAGAATCTGGTAAAACAAAAATTACTGGTTTCTACAAAAGGACCAAATGGTGGTTTTTCACTTTCGCGCGATGCGTCTGAAATTTCGTTGTGGGACATTGTTATTAAAGTTGACGGAGAAGAGTTTTTTACCAACTGCCTGATCAGTTTAGAGCCGTGTAAAACGCACGATCCGTCGAAACCACTTTGTCCGGTGCACGCACAATACGAAAAGTTACGCCAGGACATTTCAAATTTTTACAAAACTACTTCGTTAGAAACGGTTGGAAAAGATATCGACAAATACGAGGATCTGATAAAACTGTAA
- a CDS encoding lactate utilization protein B: MTAHKKIFFKDSKIAFDKKHRETLNFNISKYDEAVAKGKLRYRNMDLAKHRASYLKKKVVSNLAHYLETFETNAKANGIDVVWARDSKEAVSEIINILTENEAKLLVKSKSMISEEIELNENLEKAGFEPVETDLGEFIVQVAGEKPYHILTPAMHKSKEDVAELFHKKFDTPEDATPTELTLFVRKVLREKFASAEVGVTGANFLVADVGGVALTENEGNGFMSVAFPKVHIVIAGIEKLIPSIDDLQLMFPLLSALGTGQQVTVYNSLITGPKRADEANGPEKMVVVLLDNNRTKIAAEPKHVDALKCIRCGACLNVCPIYKNVGGYTYNTTYSGPIGSVITPFMKGFDKYNHLSFACTVCGACTDVCPVKVPLHDLLLLNRKIAVDENHGTFAWNKGMKAYEWAFKKRKNLDRVNGKVKNTLLKANKNVLGKQKKFPAFAEQSYSKTILNLK, from the coding sequence ATGACAGCGCATAAAAAAATATTTTTTAAGGATTCAAAAATTGCTTTTGATAAAAAACACCGGGAGACCTTAAATTTTAATATTTCGAAATACGACGAAGCCGTTGCCAAAGGCAAACTTCGTTACCGGAATATGGATTTGGCGAAACACCGTGCTTCTTATCTGAAAAAGAAAGTAGTTTCTAATCTTGCGCATTATCTCGAAACATTTGAAACAAATGCCAAAGCCAATGGAATTGATGTGGTTTGGGCACGCGACAGCAAAGAAGCTGTTTCGGAAATCATAAACATTCTGACCGAAAATGAGGCAAAGCTTTTGGTGAAAAGCAAGTCGATGATTTCGGAAGAAATAGAATTAAACGAAAACCTTGAAAAAGCTGGTTTTGAACCGGTTGAAACCGACTTGGGCGAGTTTATCGTTCAGGTAGCCGGCGAAAAACCTTACCATATTTTAACGCCGGCAATGCACAAATCGAAAGAAGATGTTGCTGAGCTTTTTCATAAAAAGTTTGATACTCCCGAGGATGCAACACCAACAGAATTAACCCTTTTTGTACGAAAAGTATTACGCGAAAAATTTGCCTCGGCCGAGGTGGGTGTTACAGGTGCTAATTTTCTGGTGGCCGATGTTGGAGGAGTGGCACTTACTGAAAACGAAGGAAACGGTTTTATGTCGGTTGCCTTCCCGAAAGTGCATATTGTAATTGCAGGAATAGAAAAACTCATTCCATCGATCGACGATTTGCAGCTGATGTTTCCCTTGCTTTCGGCCCTGGGAACCGGACAGCAGGTAACGGTGTACAATTCGCTGATTACCGGCCCAAAACGCGCTGATGAAGCCAATGGACCGGAAAAAATGGTAGTGGTTTTACTCGATAATAACCGTACAAAAATTGCCGCTGAGCCAAAACATGTCGACGCGCTGAAATGTATTCGCTGCGGGGCTTGTTTAAACGTTTGCCCTATTTATAAAAATGTGGGCGGATATACGTATAACACCACTTACAGCGGCCCAATCGGATCGGTAATAACGCCTTTTATGAAAGGCTTTGATAAATACAATCATTTAAGTTTTGCCTGCACGGTTTGCGGGGCTTGCACCGATGTTTGCCCCGTAAAAGTTCCGCTACACGATTTGTTGCTTTTAAACCGAAAAATTGCCGTTGATGAAAATCACGGAACTTTCGCCTGGAACAAGGGAATGAAAGCTTATGAGTGGGCATTTAAAAAGCGAAAAAACCTGGACAGGGTGAACGGGAAAGTGAAAAATACGCTGCTAAAAGCCAACAAAAATGTATTGGGAAAACAAAAGAAGTTTCCTGCTTTTGCAGAACAATCATACAGTAAAACAATCTTAAATTTAAAATAG
- the rpiB gene encoding ribose 5-phosphate isomerase B, translating to MKNLEGKVIALASDHAGFAKKEVIKKFLTDNNIAFEDLGCYTDESVDYPVYAHKMGEAIESGKFEIGITFCGSGQGISIAANKHQGVRSGVCWNTEIAVLARQHNNANVCAVPGRFVSDEEAVAIVKAFLSSEFEGGRHARRVDLIPVKK from the coding sequence ATGAAGAATTTAGAGGGAAAAGTGATAGCATTGGCAAGCGATCATGCCGGTTTTGCTAAAAAGGAGGTGATTAAGAAATTTTTGACTGACAATAATATCGCATTCGAAGATTTGGGATGTTATACCGATGAAAGCGTGGATTATCCTGTTTACGCGCACAAAATGGGTGAAGCTATTGAAAGTGGCAAATTTGAAATTGGTATTACCTTTTGTGGTAGCGGCCAGGGAATAAGCATTGCTGCGAACAAGCATCAGGGAGTACGATCAGGAGTATGTTGGAATACAGAAATTGCTGTACTGGCCCGCCAGCATAACAATGCAAATGTTTGTGCAGTGCCTGGTAGGTTTGTTTCCGATGAAGAAGCTGTTGCGATTGTAAAAGCTTTTTTAAGTTCGGAATTTGAAGGTGGACGACATGCCCGGAGAGTAGATCTCATTCCTGTTAAGAAGTAA
- a CDS encoding polysaccharide biosynthesis C-terminal domain-containing protein has product MNPFKKLASDTAIYGVSSIVGRFLNWWLVPYYSFMFLPGEYGVVTNMYAYVAFLLVLLTYGMETSYFRFASKSDDPEKVYSTSMVSLFFTTFSFVLLATAFRNEIAAWIQYPDHPEYILWFAIILGVDAFTAIPFARLRLKNRPIKFAFIKLVNIGFNIGFNLFFISLCPRILANNPDSIISTIYSADIGVGYVFISNLLASLITLILLLPEIFRISLQFDKKLLKQMLSYGFPILIVGLTGMINQNIDKVLIPFLIPSDQDPMFQLGIYGANYKLAVLMNMFIQAFRYAFEPFFFAREGSKDDPKIYAVVMKYFVIFGLLIFTGMVLFIDVLKGIVDPQYHEGLKVVPIVLMANLFYGMYFTLSLWYKLTDKTRYGAYMALIGATITLVLNLALVPVMGYMGSAIAVFVCFLVMLLMSYFMGQKHFPVPYDLKRIGSYFLAATVIVGIAQFTLDLQVIIKYSINIVLTLAFVGLIFKWEINELKRFIPFINKL; this is encoded by the coding sequence TTGAATCCTTTTAAGAAATTAGCAAGCGATACGGCTATTTATGGGGTTAGCAGCATTGTAGGCCGCTTTTTAAACTGGTGGCTTGTCCCCTATTATTCGTTTATGTTTTTGCCGGGCGAATACGGTGTGGTAACCAATATGTACGCTTATGTGGCATTTTTACTGGTGTTGCTTACCTACGGAATGGAAACCTCCTATTTCCGTTTTGCCTCAAAAAGCGACGACCCGGAAAAGGTGTATTCCACATCGATGGTATCCTTGTTTTTTACCACTTTTTCGTTTGTGTTGCTGGCAACAGCCTTCCGGAATGAAATAGCGGCCTGGATTCAATATCCCGATCACCCGGAATATATTTTGTGGTTTGCCATAATTTTGGGAGTCGATGCCTTTACTGCCATACCTTTTGCACGGCTACGTTTAAAGAACCGGCCCATAAAATTTGCCTTTATCAAATTGGTGAATATTGGTTTTAATATCGGTTTTAACCTGTTCTTTATTTCATTGTGCCCAAGAATTTTAGCCAATAATCCAGATTCAATAATTTCAACGATTTATTCAGCTGATATTGGTGTAGGTTATGTGTTTATTTCCAATTTGCTGGCTTCGCTGATTACCCTAATTTTACTGCTTCCTGAGATCTTTAGAATCTCGCTTCAGTTTGACAAGAAGCTGCTGAAACAAATGCTGAGTTATGGTTTTCCGATCCTTATCGTTGGATTAACGGGAATGATCAATCAGAATATCGATAAAGTGCTGATTCCTTTTTTAATACCGTCCGATCAGGATCCGATGTTTCAGCTCGGAATTTACGGTGCCAATTACAAACTGGCGGTGCTGATGAATATGTTTATTCAGGCGTTTCGTTATGCATTCGAACCTTTCTTTTTTGCCCGCGAAGGATCAAAAGACGACCCAAAAATATATGCCGTTGTAATGAAATATTTTGTCATTTTCGGGTTGCTAATATTCACGGGGATGGTATTGTTTATCGATGTGCTAAAAGGTATTGTCGATCCGCAGTATCACGAGGGATTAAAAGTGGTGCCTATTGTGTTAATGGCCAATCTTTTTTACGGCATGTATTTCACGCTGTCGTTGTGGTACAAACTAACCGACAAAACGCGTTACGGCGCATATATGGCTTTAATTGGTGCCACAATTACATTGGTTTTAAACCTTGCTCTGGTTCCGGTTATGGGATATATGGGATCGGCAATTGCAGTGTTTGTCTGCTTTTTGGTTATGCTGCTTATGTCCTATTTTATGGGGCAAAAACATTTTCCGGTGCCGTATGATCTTAAACGAATTGGAAGTTATTTTCTGGCAGCCACGGTAATTGTGGGCATCGCTCAATTTACGCTCGATTTACAAGTAATAATTAAATATTCTATCAATATAGTTTTAACACTGGCTTTTGTCGGACTTATTTTTAAATGGGAAATAAACGAGCTTAAACGATTTATTCCCTTTATAAATAAGTTGTAA
- a CDS encoding glutaminyl-peptide cyclotransferase, with protein MKRNLFPIVLIFCLLVSFFSCSNKSNKRPRKPVSSISIKPAKQLYTSGDKVNLEIKTKLRDGELKSVKVYYGGNLIKESTELNFEIADVELDHVGNTSFKVDAEKTDGLKNSRTKTINVISEIAPKQLTYQVVEKYPHLKTSYTQGLEYHNGYLYEGTGETGHSKLMKIDIKTGKPLQSIDMDDKYFGEGITILNNKIYQLTYHAQKGFVYDLETFAVIDSFTYKSQQGWGFTNDGTNLIMSDGTNVLTWLNPDDFSIAKTIQVANNRGNMNVLNELEYIDGFIYANIYTTNYIVKIDIQTGKVLEEINMEGLIDMYHQASDRIDVLNGIAYDAKNNRMFVTGKLWPMLFEVKFIEQ; from the coding sequence ATGAAGCGAAACCTCTTCCCAATAGTACTAATATTTTGTTTGCTTGTGAGCTTTTTTTCGTGCTCCAATAAATCGAATAAACGCCCACGTAAGCCAGTGAGCAGTATAAGTATTAAGCCGGCCAAACAACTATATACTTCAGGCGATAAAGTAAATTTAGAGATTAAAACCAAACTGCGCGACGGCGAACTAAAATCGGTTAAAGTTTATTACGGGGGCAATTTAATAAAAGAAAGCACCGAACTTAATTTTGAAATTGCCGATGTTGAACTGGATCACGTGGGGAACACCAGTTTTAAAGTAGATGCTGAAAAAACCGACGGCCTAAAAAACAGCCGCACAAAAACAATTAATGTAATTTCCGAAATAGCTCCAAAACAACTGACCTATCAGGTAGTTGAAAAATATCCACATTTAAAAACTTCGTACACCCAGGGATTGGAATATCACAACGGTTATTTGTACGAAGGAACCGGTGAAACCGGCCATTCGAAACTGATGAAAATTGACATTAAAACCGGTAAACCTCTTCAATCCATTGATATGGACGACAAATATTTTGGAGAAGGAATTACTATTTTAAACAACAAAATTTATCAGCTGACTTACCACGCACAAAAAGGCTTTGTTTACGACCTGGAAACTTTTGCTGTAATCGACAGTTTTACGTACAAATCCCAACAGGGATGGGGATTTACAAACGACGGTACCAACCTGATAATGAGTGATGGAACCAATGTATTAACCTGGTTGAATCCCGATGATTTTTCGATTGCAAAAACAATTCAGGTGGCCAATAATCGTGGAAACATGAATGTGTTAAACGAGCTGGAATACATCGACGGATTTATTTACGCTAATATTTATACCACCAACTACATTGTAAAAATTGATATACAAACCGGAAAAGTACTTGAAGAAATAAATATGGAAGGTTTGATCGATATGTATCACCAGGCAAGCGACCGCATTGATGTGTTAAACGGAATTGCCTACGACGCCAAAAACAACCGCATGTTTGTTACCGGAAAACTGTGGCCCATGTTATTCGAAGTGAAGTTTATAGAACAGTAA